The sequence ATAATACTTCCAAAGCTTTCATAAGAGGTATTGAATTTGATTTGCAAACAAGACTTTGGTATCTCCCGGGATTATTAAATGGTATTGTCTTAAGTCTAAATTACACTACAATGAATTCAATAACTTACTATCCAAGAACACTACTGCTCCAGGAAAGACTAACTACGCCGCCTTGGTTTAGGATTACAAGAATTGATACAAGTCGTAAAGGGAGGATGCTTGACCAACCTAATGATGTTTGATCTTTCCCCCAAAAAGTATACAATAAGTTAAGCAACTCTTTCTTTAATTTCTTCCTTATTTTTTTCTTCGAATTCAACCGGAGATAAATAACCCAAAGCTGAATGTAATCTCTGCCTGTTGTAAAATATTTCAATGTATCTAAATATACTTTGCCTGGCTTCGTCACGCGTTTCATATTTCTCAAAATTCACCAATTCGGTTTTCAATGTATGAAAAAACGATTCCGTAATTGCATTGTCATAACAATTGCCGCTCGAACTCATCGATTGTTTCATCTGATAGCTTTTCAATTGTTCTCTGAATGATTTGCTCGTATACTGACTGCCTCTGTCACTGTGAAAAATTAACCCCGCCGGTGGATTTCTATGAATTACGGCAATCCTTAAAGCTCTATTTATTATTTCAGCGCTCAATCTCTGACTTACCGACCATCCCACTATCTTTCTTGAGTAAATATCCATTATCACTGCCAAATACAACCAGCCTTCTGATGTCCACAAATATGTTATATCGCTCGTCCAGACCTTATCTTTCTCTTCCGAACGAAAATTGCCTTTTACCAAATTTTCGCTCACCTCCGCTTTTCGATTCTGACGCGTCGTTGATTTGTATCTCTTCTTCATCTTGGCTCGTATATTGTGTAGCCTCATCAACCTTGCCACTTTCTTCCTGTTTACAATTATTCCATTCCTTCTGATCGACGCCGTTATCCTTGGCGATCCATACCTGCCATCGCTTCTATTGTAATGAAATCTTATTATCTCTAATAATTTCCGATCTTCTATCTCTCTACTACTTAATTTCCTTTTTAGCCAATTATAATACCCGGAGCGGCTGACCCGTAATACCCGGCACATTAACTCTAAAGGATAATTCCTTCGGTTCTCTTTTATGAACATATATTTTACTCCGTATCCTTTGAAAAAAAAGATATGGCTTTTTTTAATATGTCTCTTTCCATTTTTACTCGCTTGAGCTCCCTCTCAAGTCGTCTTATTTCTTCATCTTCCGGTTTTAATTTCCCTTTTCCCGGAAATGCATTATTCTTGTCTTCGAGATATTTCTTCTTCCATTTATGAATCGAGTTCTCGCTTATGCCCAAGTCTCTGGATACTTCTGCCACCGACATTCCTTCTTCGGTTACCATTTTGACTGCCGATAGCTTAAACTCTTTGTCGTAGGTTCTTCTTGTTTGTCCCATCTTAGTGTTCTCCTATATTTGTTTTAATTTAAATATAGTTGCTTTTCTGTCTGTCTACAAGATGGGGGCAAGATCAGTTTTAAATTTATCATTAGGATACGATTACAAGAATTTTTCCGGAAGGATATCGCTCTTATATCAAGGGAATACATTGAGTAGAATTGGCTCTAGACCGGAATTAGACGGTTTTACTAAAGATCTGCTACGTTTCGATCTCTCGCTCAAACAAAATTTAAACGAACACATTCAGTTATTCTTTAATCTAAATAACTTCACAAACTCGGCGGATGTGTCTACCGAACCCGTTAAGGGCTTTGAAACATCTGCATCTTATTATGACTGGACGGCGGATTTAGGTGTTAGATACACCTTTTAATTAATTTATCAAATAGGAGGTAACATGAAGACGCGTTTATTTATTGTATTATTTGTTGTTTTTTCTTCACTTTCATTTGCTCAAAATAAAGATACTGTAGATGTAATTCCCGGATTTAATACTCTGTCTGAGCAAATAGAGTCAGATATTCAACGCGGGGTTGACGTTGGCAATAGAGTCTATCGGTTAGCTAATGGACAGCCCTATTTGCTTGACCATACTATGGAAATTAACTTCCCACTAACTTTAATTTGTCCAGACGGCGAACCTGCGCTTGTACAGGCGGCAAAAGACATTAATGGCAGTTCTCCCTCTGATTTGTTCCATATTTATAAAGATGTATATGTAGAAAATATTGCATTCTCTGGAGTCGACAATGGAGGGGCTGTGCGTTTGCGCGTATTTGTATTACAAACTGACAGTCTAACAGCAGAGGCGCATAAATGTATATTCGAGTTAGCAAGACTAAATGTTTTCAGCTCAAACGGTTTGTATGCGAAAATAAAGTTTACAAATTGTATATTCAATAACTGCTTAACAGACAACAACTTATATAATGGAAGGGCATTTGACGATAGGCAGAATGTCGTAGAATCTTTTTATGCCGAGAACTGTTCTTTTATCAATATGAGGAGCCCAATACATTTCTGGGGTACGCTAGTTAAAAATTATTATGTGAATCATTGCACATTTTACAATACAACCATGTATGTGAGAGGTTTTAGCACAGGTGTTAACGTAACTTTCACGAATAATAATCTTGTTAACACAGGTATATACCCGATAGCATTTAATCCCGCAACGAACGTAGATACCGCCGAAGGATTCCAGGTGCCCGGTGTGGTTGACGTCGATACACTTTCTCACGAATTAGCTTCCGAAGACCAGAAAAAGTGGACAGTTAAAAATAACAATTATTACTTCAGCCAAAACGTCCTAGATTTCTTCTCGTCTTTAGATGATACTTTAGTTTTACGACCTTGGATAAGTAGTCACGATAGCGCCTTTGCAGCCAAATATCCTCAGCGTTATGATATTGAAGTTGCGCTTTCAGAAAATCCTAATTTTATTAATGCTCCACAAACCGATACATTAATTAAATGGATTGGACTTTACCTCTCAGGTGAACGATCGACAGATAAATTACCAGATACAAGATTCTTACCTGATGGTTATGTTGACGAGAATGGAATTGCATACTTAGCTTATAAGTATTATGACTTCTCTTATGATAAAAATAATCCTTTATACAGCGCCGGAACGGACGGGAAACCAATAGGAGACCTTCAATGGTTCCAAAATATTACGTCCGTTGAAAGGGTTACTGATGTTATCCCTACTAATATAAAGTTAAATCAAAATTATCCAAATCCATTTAATCCGACCACAAATATTACTTACGAATTACCAAAACAGTCTAATGTAACAATTACTGTTTATAATTCTTTAGGGCAAGAAGTAATAAGACTTGTCAATAATGAAATGCAAAGCGCCGGGACTTATAAAATTACTTGGAGCGGTAAGGATGCATACGGAAATTCTTTAGCGTCGGGAATTTACTATTATCAATTAAATACAGACGACGTCGTTTTGTCTAAGAAAATGATTCTTCTTAAATAGTACCTGATTGTTAGGGGATACGGGAAAAGTTTCTCGTTCCCCTCATATTTATATTAATTATTATTGAATAAACATATGAAAAAATTTGTATCGATTTTATTGACCTTATTCTTTACAGCGGTAAATCTTTCTTTTGTCGAAGCGCAAACTTGGCAGTCCAAGATTCTATATTATAATGATTCAGGAAAGTTGGTATACGTAAGCGATGATGAGGGCAATAAAATTCCCGATTTTAGTTATGCTGGTTATAGGAATGGGGAGGTTGATATACCATATATTCCTGTTGTAAAAACAATTTCTCCAATTGAAGGAGATAATACCAGGAATATTCAAAATGCTATCGACGAAGCCGGTAAATTGCCAATTAATGAAAACGGTTTTAGAGGAGCTGTACTGCTATCGGCAGGCACTTATGAAATATATGGTACAATAAAAATTAATTATGATGGAGTTATATTGAGAGGCGTAGGTGATGGCGCCGATCCTTCTAACAATACAATTCTTATAGGTAAAGGCGATAAGCCGCATCAAAGAACAATTATAGTAGCCGGCGGGGGTAATATTACCAAGTGGCAAGAGCAAGCGCCTGGAACAAAAACAAATATAAAAGATTCTATTTTATACATAGGCGCTAATATGTTCACAGTGGAAAATCCCGAATATTTCAATGTTGGAGATAACATAATAATATTTCATCCGGTTACAGACAAGTGGATTGCTGCCGTTGGCGGTGGAGGTACGGATACTGACAGAGAATGGCAAGTATCAGACGGAATTAATATAGTGTATAATCGGTTTATAAAAAATATTAAAGACGACACTATTTTTATTGATGCCCCAATATACAATACTTTAGATAAAAGTTTATCACAGTCCTATATATATAAATATGCTCGGACAGGATTAAAGAAAAATATAGGTATAGAAAATTTACGTATTGATATCGAGGCTAATGGAATAACTACAGACTCCAATGGTGATGAAAACCATGCATGGCAAGCTATCGACCTAATCCAAATTGAAGATGCTTGGGTAAAGAATTGTACTTTGCTTCATTTTGGGCAATCGGGTGTAAGAACAAGCACAGCTACGAGAATTACAATTGACTCTTGTAAAGCTTTGGAACCTGTAAGTAACATAACCGGCGAGAGGCGTTATAATTTTAATTTGTACCATGCTTCTCAATTAATACTAGTGAAGAATTGCTTAACTACATATGCAAGACATAGTTATATTTCTAATGGAACGAGTACGGTTTCTGGATGCGTATTTTATAATAACAGAAGCGAAAATGATTTTGCATCTAGCGAGGGGCATCGTATGTGGAGCCAGGCTCTTTTATATGATAATATTATTTATACAAAACCAAATACCACTATTCTTATAGGACTATACAGTCGGGGCAACTATGGGACTTCGCACGGATGGGGAGCGGTTCATTCTGTCGCCTGGAATTGCACTGTTCCTAGCAATAATAAAATTATAATTCAAAAACCACCTACAGCACAAAATTATGCAATTGGATGTAAAGGGATTGTTACCGGATTAAAGTATGAAGGAGCGCCTTTTGATTACCCGCAGGGTTATATCGAGGGAACTAATAAAATCGGCTTGTATCCAGCTTCTCTTTATGAAGCGCAATTACAAGAGAGGCTTGGAATAGGAAAATTGCCTTCTGCGCCTAGCAATTTGGTAGCTACGGCATTATCGAGTAATAAAATTCTTTTAGAATGGATAGATAATTCAAAAAATGAAATGAGTTATAGTATAGAACGTTCAGTTGATGAAGGCAATACATGGACTATAATTGCTTCGGTAGGAGCTAATGTAACAAAATTCTTAGATACAAGTGTAATTCCAGCAACTTCTTATTTATATAAGATAAAAGCGGCAAATTCGATGGGAAGCTCAGAGTATTCAAATATTGCAAGCGTAACGACACCGAATGCTCTGCCAATAAATGCTCCGTCTAACATAACTGTAACAGATATAACTTATGATAAAATAATTTTAAAATGGTCTGATAATTCTAATAATGAAGATTTCTTTTATATAGAAAGGAAAAGTGAAAATGATACAGTTTGGATTGTAATAGGTATTGTCAATATGAATATTACGGAATTCCAAGATAGTTCATTTCTGGAATCGACAAAATATTATTACCGACTTCAAGCGAAAAATGCTTACGGCTCATCAGATTATTCTAATATTGTAAGTATTACTACTCTAAGCAGAGGTGGAAGTGAAAATTTAGCTTTAAATCGCCCAGTTAAATTTTCCAGTCAACAAATTGAGCCGGGTAACGAAAATTTAGCAATTTACGCTGTAGACGGCGATTTAAATACAAGGTGGTCTTCAGAACGAGGGGCTACATGGCCGCAATGGATTGAAGTAGACCTAGGAGAATTAAAAACTTTTAACAAAACAGAGCTTATCTGTTTTAATGATAGAGCATATCAATATACAATAGAAGCAAGAAGTGATACGAATGATTCTTATATTGAAATAGTTGATAGGACAAATAACACAACTCCGGGCACAAAAGAAAATCCTATAATAGATGTTTTTAACTCTGTTAAAGCTAGATATGTCAAGTTAACAGTAACAGGCGCATATAATTATCCCGGGCCATGGACCAGTATATTAGAATTTCGGATATATTATGATAGTAATTTAGTCAGTGTAGCAAAAAATATCGATAAGCCTATTGGTTTTGTATTATATCAAAACACTCCAAATCCTTTTAATCCTACAACCAATATTAAATTTACGATTCCTAATGATGGAACTGTAACGTTTAAAATATATGATATTTTAGGTAATGAAATAACTACGCTGATAGATAATAAATATTATTCAATGGGAGACTACAATATACTATTTAACGGAGCTTCATACAGCTCAGGCGTGTACATTTATCAATTAATATATAATAATAATATTTATGTAAAAAAAATGATGCTTCTAAAATAGTATCAAATGATACGAAAAATAGTAATAAATCAGGCGGTAAGACATGCTACTGCCTGAAGACTGATTTTAATAAACGAGTTAGAAGAGAAATAGAGTAGAAGTTATCAACCTTAGAACAAAAAATTTAACGGCTTAGTAGTTGCTAAGGTAATATTCACTATAATCTTTGTAGTGATTAGTTCTTTGGCAAATTGACGGAATCTAACGATTAAATAATATGGTTTCTTGCTTGTGAGTTAATCCACTGCCATCAAACTATTTGTTACCGCTTATATGTAGAGTTTTAACGTAAAGAGCCTGAAATTCACGGAGGTTTTGACCCGCAGTATATACATTGCCGGAAAGCTCAGCAGCATGGTCAAGTTGAGATAACAGAATACCAAGTTGGTAATTCTGGTTAGTCCAGCGTATAATACCCTTAAGACGAGGAGTAATACGATAAATAGATTTCAAGTTATTCGATGTCATGCTTGGAGATAATATCAGGGAATGATGGATGCTATTTTCGATTTCAATAAATAGATAACCTGCGAGGTAAAACCGATTATTTGAGATTCGTGAGCTTTAATCTGCCTCATTGTGTTGTCAACTACAGGTAGGATTGGTTTGCCAAAGCGGTGAGGTGAATTAAAGCTATATCCTTATATATAATAGTAATTGTATTATTCAATCTTTCTTTGGCATTACGGGGAAGTCGATACTGTCATAGATTAGAAAGACCTTATCTTTGTAAACTTTGAGGCCTTTATCAAAAGGAACGACAGATATTTTAAATATAATTTCAATATTATTAGTATAAAATAAAACTATGGAGTATTTGTGAGAAATAACCCTTTTTTACTTTTGGCGTCACATGATTCAAACTAATTAATTTTTATATTGTACTAATATTCTTAGATACAATTTTTCTCCTTGAGGAATTTTATTATATAATTTAAAATAATATGCAATATTTTTTCCCGAATAAAATTGTGATTTATCTTTTTTTGTAGCAAATTAATATAAAAATATCTAAATTAGTAACCGATTAAGTAACCGTTGTTTATTTAAAAATAAATTGGAGCCGTAATGCAAGCAGAACTTAATCAAAACAGTCCTGTAGCAAAAGTTGGCAAATATCGTTGGACAATCCTGGCGCTCGTCTTTTTTGCTACTACAATTAACTATCTCGACAGACAGGTAATTAGTCTTCTCAAAGACGATTATCTTGAGCCGGCATTCAATTGGACGGAAACAGACTATGCCAATATAGTTGTTGCATTCCAGGTTATGTACGGCGTCGGTATGCTTTTTATGGGATGGCTTATCGATAAATTGGGCACTAAAATCGGATATGCGCTGTCGCTCACTGTTTGGAGCTTGGCCGCAGTCGCTCACGCATTTGCCAGAGGTACTTTAGGCTTTATGGTAGCAAGAGGATTCCTCGGACTGAGCGAAGCCGGCAACTTTCCGGCTGCCATAAAAACAGTCGCCGAGTGGTTTCCTAAAAAGGAAAGAGCTCTTGCAACAGGTTTATTTAATTCTGGCTCCAATGTGGGAGCTATTCTCGCTCCTCTAACTGTGCCGCTTATTGCTGTCCTGTGGGGATGGCAATGGGCGTTTATTATCACCGGAGCTATCGGTTTAATATGGTTGGTCTTTTGGTTTATGATATATGAAATTCCTTCCAAACACAAAAAATTATCGAAAGAAGAATACGAATATATTCATAGCGACAAAGACGAACAGGTGTCGGTAGAAAAAAATGAAGAAAAAGTAGGATGGCTAAGTTTGTTGACTTATAAACAAACATGGGCTTTTGTTATCGGTAAATTTTTGACCGATCCGGTTTGGTGGTTCTATCTGTTCTGGTTGCCGTCATTTCTTAACAAACAATACGGAATGACAAAAACCGACCTGGCGCTGCCGATCGCCCTGGTTTATACAATGACTACATTCGGAAGTATTTTCGGAGGGTGGCTCTCCGGATACTTCATAGGCAAAGGATGGACTGTAAATAAAGCGCGTAAAACTGCTATGCTTATTTTTGCATTGTTTGCATTACCGGTGGTATCCGCACAGGCGCTCGGAGTTTATAGCCCGTGGATAGCAATTGTAATCGTCGGCATCGCCGCTTCGGCGCATCAGGCTTGGTCGGCAAATATTTTTACGACTACATCCGACATGTTCCCCAAAAAAGCCGTTGCATCCGTTACCGGTATAGGCGGTATGGCCGGAGCCGTTGGCGGTATATTGATTGCAACTTTAGCCGGGTGGGTGCTCGACCATTTCAAAGCTCTCGGCACAATCGAAACGGGTTACTACGTTATGTTCCTCGTCTGCGGTTCGGCTTATTTGATCGCATGGTTTATCTTTAATCTCCTTGCGCCCAAAATGGAAAGAGTAGAAATTTAAAATAAAACGGAAATAAAAATGAAAGACACATTTATCAAAGAAAATTTCCTGCTGAGCAATAAAACGGCGGAAATACTGTATCACGATCACGCTGCTAAGCAACCTATTATCGATTATCATTGCCACCTGCCTCCCGACGAAATAGCGTCGAATAAGAAGTTCGAAAATATTACGCAGGTTTGGCTGAACGGCGATCATTATAAGTGGCGCGCTATGCGCACCAACGGAGTCGACGAAAAATATATTACAGGCGATTCGACCGATAAAGAAAAATTTATGAAATGGGCGGAAACAGTTCCCTATACAATTAAAAATCCTCTCTACCACTGGACTCATATGGAACTCAAAAGGCCGTTCGGAATTTCGGACAAATTACTCAATGCGGATACCGCCGAAGAAATCTGGAAAAAAACAGGCGAGCTTCTGGCTACCGACGAGTTCTCAACCCAGGGAATTATCCGTCAATGGAATGTCGAAATTATTTGTACAACGGACGACCCGGTCGATTCGCTGGAATATCACAAAAAGATAAAAGAAAATCCGTTTGGAACTAAAGTTCTGCCTGCTTTTCGTCCCGATAAAGCCATGGCGGTAGAAAACACAACCGAATTTTTGAAATATCTGGCTAAACTCGAAGAAGCTTCCGGAGTATCGGTCAGCAGTTTCGATAACTTTTTGGAAGCTATTCGTAAACGACACGATTATTTCCACGAAAACGGATGCCGCCTTTCCGACCACGGCTTGGAATCGGCTTATGCGGAGGATTATACCGAATCGGAAATTAAATCGATATTCAAAAAACTTCTCAATAAGGAAAATCTTGACCATACGGAAATTCTGAAGTTCAAATCCGCAATGATGTATGAATTCGGAGTGATGGATTGGGAAAAAGGCTGGGTGCAGCAATTGCATCTCGGAGCTTTGAGGAACAACAATACCCGCATGTTCAGACAATTAGGACCCGATACCGGTTGGGATTCGATTGGCGATTTTGAAATGGCTCGTCCGCTGGCTAAATATCTGGATAAACTCGACACGGAAAACAAATTGACCAAAACAATCCTTTATAATCTCAATCCTGCGGACAATGAACTCTTTGCCACAATGATCGGAAATTTCCAGGACGGAACCGTCCCGGGCAAAATGCAATACGGCAGCGCATGGTGGTTCCTCGATCAAAAAAGCGGTATGGAACGTCAGATCGACGCGCTCTCGAACATGGGACTTCTAAGCAGATTCGTCGGTATGTTAACCGATTCCCGCAGTTTTCTCTCTTATTCCAGGCACGACTATTTCAGAAGACTTCTCTGCGATATTCTGGGAAGAGAAATAGAAGCAGGACTCATTCCGAACGATCTGGAATTGGTCGGTAAAATGGTAGAAGATATTTCTTATAATAACGCTAAAAACTATTTTGATTTCGGACAATAACAAAGGAGTTATCCATGGAAATGCAGAAGCTATATGAGGAAGTGGAAAATAAGAATATTGTTAAAAACGATTTGGTCGATCTCACGATAGGCGAGTCGTTAAAAATAAAAGCTTATCCTTTATCGGTATTAAAGAAAGACGATGCTTTCTTTTTTATCGGAAAAGAAAATTACGACAAATTTCTCTTTGTGATTTCGGCAGGCAAGGAAAACGGATTACTGAATGAATTCGAAGGAGAATTAATTGATGCCGGTAAAGATGTAACGGTAAAAAAATGCAATCTTTCTACAAAGAACAGAAAAGCAGTTCAAAAAATATTTCCGCACACAGCGCCGATAGTGTTGGGGCTGTGCAACTCTTTCGGCTGCGGCGACAGACTCGGCGTTGCAAATGCCGGTCACATCAGAGCGATTAAACAGAGCAATTTTCGACCTATTCTCGCTCAACAGTCAATAAGGGAATTGACCAGAACCAACAGAACTCCTGACGACGTTATGGACGCCGCCGTATGGGCTGTTCTGCAGGAGGGATATAAAGACGGCTTCGGTTCGGACGCCGACCACCTCAAAACATTCGAGGATATCGATTTGATGCTCAATGCGGGATTTACGATGTTTACTTTCGACCCGAGCGAACACGTCGATAACGAAGCCGACAACTATTCCGAAGACCAATTAAAACAAAAATTGGGTGAAATCGACTGGAGCGGGCTGCAGGATACGAGCGCAGATGCGGCTAAGCGTTATGTCGACATGACTTTTAATATTTCGGAACGACTCTCCCTTACAATTCAAGAATCAGATTTCTTGCGCGCTTACGCCAAATACGGAAATGCCATTGCTCATATTAAAAAGATGTACGACTACCTTGCTTCCAAAGCAGATAAAGATACTTTCGAGATCGAAGTATCGGTCGACGAAACCGAATCCGTAACGTCGCCGTTCGAACATTTCTTCTTTGCCAACGAACTGAATCGTCTTGGCGTTAA comes from Melioribacter roseus P3M-2 and encodes:
- a CDS encoding IS3 family transposase (programmed frameshift) — encoded protein: MGQTRRTYDKEFKLSAVKMVTEEGMSVAEVSRDLGISENSIHKWKKKYLEDKNNAFPGKGKLKPEDEEIRRLERELKRVKMERDILKKAISFFSKDTGVKYMFIKENRRNYPLELMCRVLRVSRSGYYNWLKRKLSSREIEDRKLLEIIRFHYNRSDGRYGSPRITASIRRNGIIVNRKKVARLMRLHNIRAKMKKRYKSTTRQNRKAEVSENLVKGNFRSEEKDKVWTSDITYLWTSEGWLYLAVIMDIYSRKIVGWSVSQRLSAEIINRALRIAVIHRNPPAGLIFHSDRGSQYTSKSFREQLKSYQMKQSMSSSGNCYDNAITESFFHTLKTELVNFEKYETRDEARQSIFRYIEIFYNRQRLHSALGYLSPVEFEEKNKEEIKERVA
- a CDS encoding T9SS type A sorting domain-containing protein, whose product is MKTRLFIVLFVVFSSLSFAQNKDTVDVIPGFNTLSEQIESDIQRGVDVGNRVYRLANGQPYLLDHTMEINFPLTLICPDGEPALVQAAKDINGSSPSDLFHIYKDVYVENIAFSGVDNGGAVRLRVFVLQTDSLTAEAHKCIFELARLNVFSSNGLYAKIKFTNCIFNNCLTDNNLYNGRAFDDRQNVVESFYAENCSFINMRSPIHFWGTLVKNYYVNHCTFYNTTMYVRGFSTGVNVTFTNNNLVNTGIYPIAFNPATNVDTAEGFQVPGVVDVDTLSHELASEDQKKWTVKNNNYYFSQNVLDFFSSLDDTLVLRPWISSHDSAFAAKYPQRYDIEVALSENPNFINAPQTDTLIKWIGLYLSGERSTDKLPDTRFLPDGYVDENGIAYLAYKYYDFSYDKNNPLYSAGTDGKPIGDLQWFQNITSVERVTDVIPTNIKLNQNYPNPFNPTTNITYELPKQSNVTITVYNSLGQEVIRLVNNEMQSAGTYKITWSGKDAYGNSLASGIYYYQLNTDDVVLSKKMILLK
- a CDS encoding discoidin domain-containing protein; the protein is MKKFVSILLTLFFTAVNLSFVEAQTWQSKILYYNDSGKLVYVSDDEGNKIPDFSYAGYRNGEVDIPYIPVVKTISPIEGDNTRNIQNAIDEAGKLPINENGFRGAVLLSAGTYEIYGTIKINYDGVILRGVGDGADPSNNTILIGKGDKPHQRTIIVAGGGNITKWQEQAPGTKTNIKDSILYIGANMFTVENPEYFNVGDNIIIFHPVTDKWIAAVGGGGTDTDREWQVSDGINIVYNRFIKNIKDDTIFIDAPIYNTLDKSLSQSYIYKYARTGLKKNIGIENLRIDIEANGITTDSNGDENHAWQAIDLIQIEDAWVKNCTLLHFGQSGVRTSTATRITIDSCKALEPVSNITGERRYNFNLYHASQLILVKNCLTTYARHSYISNGTSTVSGCVFYNNRSENDFASSEGHRMWSQALLYDNIIYTKPNTTILIGLYSRGNYGTSHGWGAVHSVAWNCTVPSNNKIIIQKPPTAQNYAIGCKGIVTGLKYEGAPFDYPQGYIEGTNKIGLYPASLYEAQLQERLGIGKLPSAPSNLVATALSSNKILLEWIDNSKNEMSYSIERSVDEGNTWTIIASVGANVTKFLDTSVIPATSYLYKIKAANSMGSSEYSNIASVTTPNALPINAPSNITVTDITYDKIILKWSDNSNNEDFFYIERKSENDTVWIVIGIVNMNITEFQDSSFLESTKYYYRLQAKNAYGSSDYSNIVSITTLSRGGSENLALNRPVKFSSQQIEPGNENLAIYAVDGDLNTRWSSERGATWPQWIEVDLGELKTFNKTELICFNDRAYQYTIEARSDTNDSYIEIVDRTNNTTPGTKENPIIDVFNSVKARYVKLTVTGAYNYPGPWTSILEFRIYYDSNLVSVAKNIDKPIGFVLYQNTPNPFNPTTNIKFTIPNDGTVTFKIYDILGNEITTLIDNKYYSMGDYNILFNGASYSSGVYIYQLIYNNNIYVKKMMLLK
- a CDS encoding MFS transporter, whose amino-acid sequence is MQAELNQNSPVAKVGKYRWTILALVFFATTINYLDRQVISLLKDDYLEPAFNWTETDYANIVVAFQVMYGVGMLFMGWLIDKLGTKIGYALSLTVWSLAAVAHAFARGTLGFMVARGFLGLSEAGNFPAAIKTVAEWFPKKERALATGLFNSGSNVGAILAPLTVPLIAVLWGWQWAFIITGAIGLIWLVFWFMIYEIPSKHKKLSKEEYEYIHSDKDEQVSVEKNEEKVGWLSLLTYKQTWAFVIGKFLTDPVWWFYLFWLPSFLNKQYGMTKTDLALPIALVYTMTTFGSIFGGWLSGYFIGKGWTVNKARKTAMLIFALFALPVVSAQALGVYSPWIAIVIVGIAASAHQAWSANIFTTTSDMFPKKAVASVTGIGGMAGAVGGILIATLAGWVLDHFKALGTIETGYYVMFLVCGSAYLIAWFIFNLLAPKMERVEI
- the uxaC gene encoding glucuronate isomerase, which encodes MKDTFIKENFLLSNKTAEILYHDHAAKQPIIDYHCHLPPDEIASNKKFENITQVWLNGDHYKWRAMRTNGVDEKYITGDSTDKEKFMKWAETVPYTIKNPLYHWTHMELKRPFGISDKLLNADTAEEIWKKTGELLATDEFSTQGIIRQWNVEIICTTDDPVDSLEYHKKIKENPFGTKVLPAFRPDKAMAVENTTEFLKYLAKLEEASGVSVSSFDNFLEAIRKRHDYFHENGCRLSDHGLESAYAEDYTESEIKSIFKKLLNKENLDHTEILKFKSAMMYEFGVMDWEKGWVQQLHLGALRNNNTRMFRQLGPDTGWDSIGDFEMARPLAKYLDKLDTENKLTKTILYNLNPADNELFATMIGNFQDGTVPGKMQYGSAWWFLDQKSGMERQIDALSNMGLLSRFVGMLTDSRSFLSYSRHDYFRRLLCDILGREIEAGLIPNDLELVGKMVEDISYNNAKNYFDFGQ
- a CDS encoding tagaturonate epimerase family protein yields the protein MEMQKLYEEVENKNIVKNDLVDLTIGESLKIKAYPLSVLKKDDAFFFIGKENYDKFLFVISAGKENGLLNEFEGELIDAGKDVTVKKCNLSTKNRKAVQKIFPHTAPIVLGLCNSFGCGDRLGVANAGHIRAIKQSNFRPILAQQSIRELTRTNRTPDDVMDAAVWAVLQEGYKDGFGSDADHLKTFEDIDLMLNAGFTMFTFDPSEHVDNEADNYSEDQLKQKLGEIDWSGLQDTSADAAKRYVDMTFNISERLSLTIQESDFLRAYAKYGNAIAHIKKMYDYLASKADKDTFEIEVSVDETESVTSPFEHFFFANELNRLGVKYVSLAPRFIGDFEKGIDYKGDLNVFKTEYEKHLDITKYFGSYKISLHSGSDKFSAYRVIGSLKGAYTHVKTAGTSYLEALRVVAAKEPALFRDILDFCRDLYETEKRSYHVSADINKVKPANQYSDTELIELFNQNDTRQVLHVTFGKVLTEKDSSGHFLFKDKIMKCLVENEESHYEFLEKHFLKHLECFK